A genomic window from Pecten maximus chromosome 6, xPecMax1.1, whole genome shotgun sequence includes:
- the LOC117328965 gene encoding beta-1,3-galactosyltransferase 5-like: MGFSKRNVLKLCESVFATFVVLACIFTLMTSLSSSKFYKKMKSTTGRKRGVLKDAKDSFRMAMESHDHKENNFQGVYTTPKGQNEARPDLYVDPYRQWFHDRNVVKYSARGKHPVLPDTEVINNQDVCKGEPVDILIYFQSRWDHFQRRSVLRETWASSKTFKDIHIRTIFVLGRASVQADQVKINNENLLYHDIIQGDFIDSIANLTMKSILAMKWINENCIQAKYILKADDDMFVNIFASVEYLISQIYEKKKVVMCHAKENDTSPIERNKNSRWYVPPDVFAGRKRFPRFCSGYAAIFTTDLVPELYKASFTNPYFSVDDAYLFGLLMENIKDVLFFDIQDNMTLNQKSALEEYTGDDAIQHVACNAWEDGALEKFWRATLSKLTKWSKSHANVAIVQQTRNDVMRER; encoded by the coding sequence ATGGGTTTCTCAAAACGAAATGTCCTCAAATTGTGTGAAAGCGTTTTCGCGACTTTCGTTGTATTGGCATGTATCTTTACTTTGATGACGTCACTGTCGTCATCAAAATTCTACAAAAAGATGAAATCGACTACTGGACGTAAACGTGGCGTATTAAAGGATGCGAAAGACAGTTTTCGAATGGCCATGGAAAGTCATGAtcacaaagaaaataattttcaaggAGTATACACAACACCTAAGGGCCAGAACGAGGCCCGTCCCGACCTATACGTCGACCCTTATCGACAATGGTTCCATGATCGCAATGTGGTCAAGTACAGTGCTAGGGGCAAACATCCGGTGTTACCGGATACGGAAGTaatcaataaccaagatgttTGTAAAGGCGAGCCGGtcgatatattgatatattttcaaagtCGGTGGGATCATTTTCAACGTCGGTCAGTTTTACGAGAGACGTGGGCAAGCTCAAAAACGTTCAAAGACATACACATTAGAACTATATTTGTGTTGGGAAGGGCTTCTGTTCAGGCAGATCAGGTCAAGATTAACAATGAAAATCTTCTCTATCACGACATCATACAGGGAGATTTCATTGACAGTATCGCTAATCTCACAATGAAAAGTATTCTTGCTATGAAATGGATAAATGAGAATTGTATACAGGCTAAGTACATTCTCAAGGCGGATGACGAcatgtttgtaaatatattcGCTTCGGTAGAATATCTAATCTCACAGATTTACGAGAAGAAGAAAGTGGTGATGTGCCATGCCAAGGAGAACGATACAAGTCCAATCGAAAGGAACAAGAATAGTAGGTGGTATGTCCCACCGGATGTGTTTGCTGGTAGAAAACGTTTCCCTCGGTTCTGTAGTGGTTATGCGGCCATATTCACAACCGACCTCGTCCCGGAGTTATACAAAGCGTCGTTTACAAACCCATACTTTTCTGTGGACGATGCATATCTTTTCGGATTACTGATGGAAAACATCAAGGATGTACTATTTTTTGATATCCAAGATAATATGACTTTGAATCAGAAGTCAGCTTTGGAGGAATATACTGGTGACGATGCCATACAGCATGTCGCCTGTAACGCATGGGAGGACGGGGCCTTGGAAAAGTTCTGGCGGGCGACTCTCTCAAAACTCACGAAATGGTCTAAGAGTCACGCAAACGTGGCTATAGTACAGCAAACTCGAAATGATGTCATGAGAGAACGATAA